In the genome of Mytilus edulis chromosome 3, xbMytEdul2.2, whole genome shotgun sequence, one region contains:
- the LOC139515977 gene encoding uncharacterized protein: protein MDLDNIDATFEIQTPFAKFQHASASIKHTNDDKGISSSVGIEYPKGNIYSIDTSVKNAERKDASITVKSPYSKPVSLSVYHQGKYPSMETHGELQYQGNQKHILDIAFNNKANFKSSVSYKCPSMDKISLEINHKGSMKQFNSLVKAQYKKGEPHQIEVIFKNLAKMQGSFTVKSAFMDDFKASFHHTGSLRNLKSHVQYAYGKMTPVSADVALISGKRTKGSVKLSAPMFEDITMTLIHKGNLKSFRNKMNLIYSKKQKISTDFNFRLAKVMKATFMFVSPFKGYKKVIANVKHEGTWNSFKCDANIKKGKDVVKANMKTSIGSKFNWEASVETPVAGWKKMNAAVSHEGTLSNFKCHAEIGRGKQDMVAADIRFAINPSIDILLAAQTPFVGYRNVKASLSHQKSDSKIKSHAEITYFKKDTISADILINKPTRSVDISIKTPFKKYEKMAGSFSHTGSLSEFSTKMDLAANKDKYSAQINLKTAGQLSAEMKISTPIVGYQETDLSFTHSGSLNNFRSRANILFNKKKSVADVSFNSLSGVEGQLTLQTPYTETVKATIMHSTEGKMKSSSNIAYGKQTILDFEALFSQRGQTFGTVSIKALKVPKMAATFEYEGVIFNNKATIQASLGKDKIIVETQMETKSDVSGRISISTPFDSAKTMYMVYSKTGPMNKMNGNIEAGINEQKITTDITISSDDVTKASVTLRTPFAELRNADVSIRFSGTTKNFDSHSEVTVNEKMAEADLTVIVNDRLDIRGSMKTPFTKDFVIRMNHDGALNSFKSSSDVSYGYDKISGQITTDLTNGVQIDTTLKTPFSNDVIFATSSNYDFKDFRSLSQLTYSGAKQHELEVTFSVVKERKSLKTNAQVTYNGKSVSGKVDFEGGMRNFKSAGEANYNNQKIMAEIQFQSLRRLNGQLSLKTPFSSDFLLSFNHQGQIPTAFTSAASMSYGKISHDIRASFNHDVSFKKFSTNGQISYNGKRVSADISFDATSDITGTVTLKSPMTDDIIGTFSHDGTPLTFRSIAKITYSGSMKHDVLITFNHAGSMMNFNTKGALTYNGKTTSGEIVFDAIKNIEGKLELKTPITDDIIVAVSNEGSLRNFKTCLKVTYKGQLQHDASLKFNFDGSMMQFGTKSSLIYNSKIVSFDVNFDATKDIEGKITLKSPFTEDMIVAFSHEKTMNNFKTCLKVTHSGELQHDASLTFNMDGTLVKFTTKSVFTYNNKMASTAVSFDTTNILEGRITVTTPWTNEIIVAFSNEGSIHNFKTCLKITYSGSLKHDASVSFRLDGTVRKFLTLASVKYNDKIASAEVTLDSRKDIVGKITLKTPMYDDVIIEIARNGNWKNCLSFVQITYNGALQHNARVSYNLIKKPTSIQANTEASYNDETVSGDISIETSSGIDGTMTVKSPWNEDITTIVKYNGEPKDFTAQLQLDHKGSRQYEVNIRHKTAGEIKKLSTAISASYNGKEMSFDGSYDLKDDKNAQMTFKSPFTKDAFVKISLEGTVQRFSSNVELSYGEKTHVMTSKFNMIMTDSKLGSAVEISVDNQKGSIDLLVEYSDEYKVKVSASSPLTDNIELMSSAKINRNNLIGSLLIKLAGKTIHDSSFSLTRKMGENQFVANLNAVYNSKNVNGGFSIVTYNGIDAKMTLETPVAGYEKIAANFLYETGRDTITAQVNGNVGSNNVEFNAVFDKTSPFNGKINIKTPVSGLTEVSMNVVFNNNPSNFRLTSDFAIEGQNMYDLSFEHISSTRNIQGSLELKTTILEDIDIKYDISGSLTKSSSSFSASVGSNNQISLNTLTNIQGRQMGEVKSTLNINIAGFTKTAELELKSGRSFSDFTSKISGKIDNDEISVETIFKSQPSYEASVKVETPFKSTKSMSASIKNIRKSNFVSTSAVVAISPEKVYEMSLNYLNQNFRKMDIKAEVKTPVKGHELMRWVYRHGTDQVLSVFSNYECSTGIQITGDIKLSPRSINMDVRTPFQSIRSLSLKGNLERQNMIYSLDTSFEMNKKSVKLSGLVDLESRPMTTRIELKTPFNGLESSEINLSCTGDIKDLRATVEVVTPLIKPINSEVHIRYDSLLDMETTAILTTGFKSFERLSVSLVNKKYRNEYQTHVETSWNREKTISFDASCDVSEISSGKHIKTSMSISTPFEALKTITVNMGHKYSTGNYMQSVFLEYNGKPLLDIDTSYSNIEHHTVSIVTRHPRPMHFRIGGHMEAEKINSDISLNWNTDKTDSNMNMEVFYSHSNNKCNLALRFVHPSKTIGFRGELKRSTSHNLISLDVNIDDANVFGYTYDCKHGNDDRDTSMKFRFPNRSIMFTNAIQNRLGSTMVTGAFFWDADGDQTKKVSVKGDITPSENGVDANVVLEMPSIGQDVKLDSNVKFNKGSVLFDGKTAFQYSKDSRKTLILSSQLEDLSSGTDTNYSFNLGIKHPYTTVDVEVTSLLESSVYKKMASVDVKYQTANKMAKNFGIMGEIDSLKKSIKMDLTTPIKSINIQGNVQTTAPYKVSIKNLYDNAKPVSADIVFDPSDASIDVNMNYDIDNPQNILHVNAKMSDESGITAEVFRDVDSKRVSDTLINLKLKTSKILHTRVHWNPDLLKTVKSVGLNKIHKYGNGINKALQTSWIAVEQEVQSKHRLIISAIKEDIKPYINFMSARVTELQKMRRNNDYYLNDIVGHFQTTQTVIRHQMKSLQNEINSLIKDMDWTLYNLYLAEITELVKLMEDMSLQYYSEVLDFTQSQTTQLSNTIEGVYTKYGKQVSDSVASISSNKILESVHSRLPTIPMKQMADRYNTVIYNARESINTGLIKTLPTPVYHMASSAYKYWEIEENIRSVFIKFVNFIKKDIGDEFSNIKDLITDVKKTKVTVYDPKKGHFEMDIYLPLEMKSLTEVKRIANPIENLRSYIPQSNPLPSLGDIWSHAVIPSFGAHAYIKGDHFTTFDGQEFDFNGRCSYVLARDFGKNKFSIILNYMGRQSKKLVVMTSTQNVQVAPNGKVRVDGVESKLPYASNEIKISQVGDNIYVDGNGFGVVNNIKSASYDIELSHWFHGRTGGLLGVHDNERFDDMMMSNKQITSDANALANSWKVQEKCR from the exons ATGGATTTGGATAACATTGATGCAACTTTTGAAATTCAGACTCCATTCGCCAAATTTCAACATGCATCTGCTTCAATAAAACACACAAATGACGACAAAGGCATTTCATCTTCTGTAGGAATCGAATATCCTAAAGGAAATATATATTCTATAGACACTTCCGTTAAAAACGCCGAAAGGAAAGACGCTTCCATCACCGTCAAAAGTCCATACAGCAAACCAGTAAGTCTGTCAGTCTATCATCAAGGAAAATATCCGTCAATGGAGACACACGGTGAACTACAGTACCAGGGCAACCAGAAACACATATTGGATATAGCATTTAATAATAAAGCTAACTTTAAGTCATCTGTGTCATACAAGTGTCCATCTATGGACAAAATATCTTTGGAGATAAACCATAAAGGAAGCATGAAACAATTCAATTCTCTCGTCAAAGCGCAATACAAGAAGGGCGAACCACATCAAATCGAAGTAATCTTTAAAAATTTGGCTAAAATGCAAGGATCTTTTACAGTCAAATCAGCGTTCATGGATGACTTTAAAGCATCTTTCCATCATACAGGGTCCTTGAGGAATCTTAAATCTCATGTTCAATATGCTTACGGTAAAATGACTCCAGTCTCTGCCGATGTAGCACTTATTTCTGGAAAACGTACCAAGGGATCCGTGAAATTGTCTGCACCAATGTTTGAGGATATTACCATGACTCTTATTCACAAGGGAAATTTGAAAAGCTTCAGAAACAAGATGAACCTAATCTACAGCAAGAAACAGAAAATCAGTACCGACTTTAATTTCCGTCTGGCTAAAGTAATGAAAGCTACATTTATGTTTGTTTCTCCTTTTAAAGGATATAAGAAAGTCATTGCCAACGTGAAACACGAAGGAACATGGAATAGCTTCAAGTGTGATGCcaatattaaaaaaggaaaagacgTTGTTAAAGCCAACATGAAAACATCCATAGGGTCTAAATTCAACTGGGAAGCAAGTGTAGAAACTCCAGTTGCCGGTTGGAAGAAAATGAATGCTGCTGTATCGCACGAAGGAacactttctaattttaaatgcCATGCCGAGATAGGTCGAGGTAAACAAGACATGGTCGCTGCAGACATACGATTTGCAATTAATCCATCCATTGATATTCTGTTGGCCGCACAGACACCTTTTGTTGGCTACAGAAATGTCAAGGCATCTTTGTCACATCAAAAATCAGACAGCAAGATAAAGTCTCATGCTGAAATAACATACTTCAAGAAAGATACAATATCTGCAGATATCTTAATAAACAAACCAACAAGAAGTGTTGATATTTCCATAAAGACTCCATTCAAGAAATATGAAAAGATGGCAGGTTCCTTCTCACACACTGGTTCATTATCAGAATTCAGTACAAAGATGGATTTGGCAGCAAACAAAGATAAGTACTCGGCTCAGATCAATTTAAAGACTGCAGGTCAACTATCAGCAGAGATGAAAATATCAACACCCATTGTCGGCTATCAAGAAACCGATCTTTCCTTTACTCATAGTGGAAGCTTAAACAATTTCCGTTCACGAGCAAATATTCTTTTCAACAAGAAGAAGAGTGTCGCTGATGTCTCATTTAACTCACTCAGTGGTGTAGAAGGACAATTGACATTGCAGACACCCTATACAGAAACTGTAAAAGCTACAATTATGCATAGCACTGAGGGAAAAATGAAATCATCTTCAAACATTGCATATGGTAAACAGACCATTTTAGATTTTGAAGCTTTGTTCAGTCAGAGAGGACAAACATTTGGAACTGTCTCCATCAAAGCATTGAAGGTACCAAAAATGGCAGCAACTTTTGAATACGAGGGAGTTATATTCAACAATAAAGCAACCATACAGGCATCACTTGGGAAAGACAAGATCATTGTTGAGACACAAATGGAAACCAAATCGGATGTCTCAGGAAGAATTTCTATTTCAACTCCATTTGATTCTGCAAAGACGATGTATATGGTATATTCTAAAACTGGACCGATGAATAAAATGAACGGTAACATTGAAGCTGGAATCAACGAACAGAAGATTACGACTGACATAACTATTTCATCTGATGACGTAACAAAGGCATCTGTCACACTCCGAACACCGTTTGCTGAACTACGAAATGCTGATGTATCCATTAGATTTTCTGGCACCACTAAAAACTTTGATAGCCACAGCGAAGTGACAGTTAACGAAAAAATGGCTGAAGCTGATCTGACAGTCATTGTGAATGATCGTCTTGACATTAGAGGGTCTATGAAAACTCCATTTACTAAAGACTTTGTCATCCGAATGAACCATGATGGTGCATTGAACAGTTTCAAATCTTCTTCTGATGTATCATATGGATATGATAAAATTAGTGGACAAATAACAACTGATTTAACCAATGGAGTACAAATTGACACCACCCTCAAAACTCCATTTTCAAATGATGTGATCTTTGCTACATCTTCTAACTACGATTTCAAAGACTTCCGATCACTTTCTCAGTTAACATACAGTGGAGCTAAACAACACGAATTAGAAGTCACCTTCTCTGTCGTCAAGGAAAGAAAATCTCTGAAGACAAATGCACAAGTAACCTACAATGGAAAATCAGTTTCAGGAAAGGTTGACTTTGAAGGTGGAATGAGAAACTTCAAATCTGCAGGAGAGGCTAATTACAATAACCAGAAAATCATGGCAGAAATCCAATTCCAGTCACTGAGAAGACTAAATGGACAATTATCattgaaaacaccattttcgtccGATTTCCTCCTATCCTTCAACCATCAAGGTCAGATACCAACTGCTTTTACATCAGCTGCTTCGATGTCATACGGAAAGATATCTCATGATATTCGGGCATCATTTAACCACGATGTGTCATTTAAGAAGTTCTCTACTAATGGTCAGATTAGTTATAATGGCAAGAGAGTATCTGCAGACATTTCCTTTGATGCTACTAGTGACATAACAGGAACAGTGACATTGAAGTCACCTATGACGGATGACATAATTGGTACTTTCTCCCATGATGGAACACCACTGACATTCAGGAGCATTGCCAAAATTACTTACAGTGGATCAATGAAACACGATGTTCTCATAACATTCAATCATGCCGGATCAATGATGAATTTTAACACTAAAGGCGCTTTAACATACAATGGCAAAACCACATCAGGCGAAATTGTATTTGATGCTATTAAAAACATTGAAGGtaaattagaattaaaaactCCTATTACAGATGACATAATTGTGGCAGTTTCTAACGAAGGATCCTTAAGAAATTTCAAAACTTGTCTCAAAGTCACATACAAAGGACAGTTACAACATGATGCCAGCCTTAAATTTAACTTCGATGGATCAATGATGCAGTTTGGAACAAAATCATCTTTAATTTATAACAGCAAAATAGTATCCTTCGATGTTAATTTTGATGCTACCAAAGATATTGAAGGGAAAATTACATTGAAATCGCCATTTACCGAGGATATGATTGTGGCCTTCTCACACGAAAAAACGATGAATAATTTCAAAACCTGTCTCAAAGTTACTCACAGTGGAGAATTGCAGCATGATGCCAGTCTTACCTTTAATATGGATGGAACATTGGTGAAGTTTACAACTAAATCAGTTTTTACCTACAACAACAAAATGGCCTCTACTGCCGTCAGTTTTGATACCACAAACATTCTTGAAGGCAGAATAACAGTCACAACACCATGGACAAATGAAATCATTGTAGCTTTTTCAAATGAGGGATCTATACATAATTTCAAAACCTGTCTTAAAATTACATACAGTGGTTCTTTGAAGCACGATGCCAGTGTTTCATTTAGGTTGGATGGAACAGTCAGAAAGTTCTTAACACTGGCTTCGGTGAAGTACAATGACAAAATAGCTTCCGCTGAGGTAACTCTTGATTCTAGAAAAGACATTGTTGGAAAGATCACCTTGAAAACACCAATGTATGATGACGTTATCATTGAGATTGCCCGCAACGGTAACTGGAAAaactgtttgtcttttgttcaaaTCACCTACAATGGCGCTTTGCAACATAACGCAAGAGTAAGCTACAACTTGATCAAGAAACCAACAAGTATCCAGGCAAATACTGAGGCAAGTTACAATGACGAAACAGTATCCGGAGACATTTCTATTGAAACATCATCTGGAATTGATGGAACCATGACTGTTAAATCACCATGGAACGAGGACATTACCACAATTGTTAAATACAACGGAGAACCAAAAGATTTCACTGCCCAACTCCAGCTGGACCACAAAGGCTCTCGTCAATATGAAGTAAATATAAGACATAAAACAGCTGGTGAAATAAAGAAACTTTCAACTGCTATCTCTGCGTCCTACAACGGCAAAGAAATGTCGTTTGACGGTTCATATGACTTAAAAGACGACAAGAACGCTCAAATGACTTTTAAATCACCATTCACCAAAGATGCATTTGTGAAAATATCTTTAGAAGGAACAGTTCAAAGATTTAGCTCAAATGTAGAACTATCATATGGCGAGAAGACCCATGTTAtgacttcaaaattcaatatgatCATGACTGATTCCAAATTAGGTTCTGCAGTTGAAATATCAGTCGACAACCAGAAAGGATCTATTGACCTCCTTGTTGAGTACTCTGATGAATACAAGGTTAAGGTATCTGCCAGTTCTCCACTAACTGACAATATTGAACTAATGTCTTCTGCGAAAATAAACCGTAACAATCTAATTGGTTCATTACTGATTAAACTCGCAGGAAAAACCATCCACGACAGCAGTTTCAGCCTGACAAGAAAAATGGGAGAAAACCAATTTGTCGCGAATTTAAATGCTGTATACAACTCTAAAAATGTCAATGGGGGATTTTCAATTGTTACATACAATGGAATTGACGCCAAAATGACACTAGAGACTCCAGTTGCAGGATACGAAAAGATTGCAGCCAATTTCTTATACGAAACTGGCAGGGATACAATTACGGCACAAGTCAATGGAAACGTTGGATCTAACAATGTAGAATTTAATGCAGTTTTTGATAAGACTTCACCATTCAATGGaaaaatcaatatcaaaactCCAGTCAGTGGATTAACCGAAGTGTCAATGAACGTAGTTTTCAACAATAATCCTTCAAACTTTCGTCTCACATCTGATTTCGCTATTGAAGGTCAAAACATGTATGACCTTAGTTTTGAGCATATCTCCTCAACAAGAAATATACAAGGAAGTCTAGAactgaaaacaacaattttagAAGACATTGACATCAAGTATGACATCTCTGGAAGTTTAACAAAGTCTTCATCCTCGTTCAGTGCCTCCGTTGGAAGTAACAACCAAATTTCATTGAACACTTTGACCAACATTCAAGGCAGGCAAATGGGAGAAGTAAAATCAACCTTAAATATCAACATTGCTGGTTTCACAAAAACAGctgaattagaattaaaaagtgGAAGAAGCTTCAGCGATTTCACTTCTAAAATAAGTGGAAAAATTGATAACGATGAAATCTCTGTAGAAACCATATTTAAAAGTCAACCATCTTATGAGGCATCGGTTAAGGTAGAAACACCTTTCAAATCAACTAAATCAATGTCAGCTTCGATCAAGAATATTCGTAAATCAAATTTTGTCAGCACATCAGCTGTTGTTGCAATTTCCCCTGAAAAGGTTTACGAAATGAGTCTTAATTATCTCAACCAGAACTTCAGAAAGATGGATATAAAAGCCGAAGTAAAAACTCCAGTGAAAGGACATGAGTTGATGAGATGGGTATACAGGCACGGGACTGACCAGGTTTTATCTGTATTTTCGAACTACGAATGCTCAACTGGGATTCAAATTACTGGTGATATTAAACTGTCACCAAGATCGATCAACATGGATGTCAGGACTCCGTTTCAATCAATTCGATCATTGTCTCTTAAGGGAAACTTAGAAAGACAAAATATGATCTATAGTTTAGACACTTCTTTTGAGATGAATAAGAAATCAGTTAAACTATCTGGTTTAGTAGACTTAGAAAGCAGACCAATGACAACTAGAATCGAGCTGAAGACTCCATTTAATGGACTTGAATCTTCCGAGATCAATCTGTCATGTACAGGAGACATCAAAGATTTGCGCGCCACAGTCGAAGTTGTAACTCCTTTGATTAAACCAATCAATTCCGAAGTACATATCCGTTACGATTCTCTTTTGGACATGGAAACCACTGCAATTCTTACCACAGGGTTTAAGTCCTTCGAACGATTGAGTGTTTCATTGGTCAACAAGAAATACAGAAATGAATACCAAACACATGTTGAAACCTCGTGGAATAGAGAAAAGACCATCTCATTTGATGCTTCATGTGATGTTTCGGAGATATCTAGTGGAAAGCATATCAAGACATCCATGTCAATTTCTACACCTTTCGAAGCCCTTAAAACTATAACTGTCAATATGGGACATAAATATTCCACTGGTAACTACATGCAATCGGTCTTCTTGGAATACAACGGGAAACCCCTACTAGATATTGACACATCTTATTCAAATATTGAGCATCACACAGTATCCATAGTAACAAGACACCCTAGACCTATGCACTTCAGAATCGGAGGTCACATGGAAGCCGAAAAGATAAACAGTGATATTAGCTTAAACTGGAATACAGACAAAACAGACAGCAATATGAACATGGAAGTATTTTATAGTCATAGCAATAATAAGTGTAACTTAGCACTTAGATTTGTACATCCATCAAAAACCATCGGATTTAGAGGAGAATTAAAACGTTCAACAAGTCATAACTTAATTTCGCTTGATGTTAACATAGATGATGCCAATGTATTTGGATATACCTATGATTGTAAACACGGCAATGATGACAGAGATACTAGTATGAAATTTCGTTTCCCAAACAGATCTATCATGTTTACAAACGCAATTCAGAACCGTCTTGGATCTACAATGGTAACTGGTGCCTTCTTCTGGGATGCTGATGGTGACCAGACAAAGAAAGTATCTGTTAAAGGGGATATAACTCCAAGTGAAAATGGTGTAGATGCCAATGTTGTTCTAGAAATGCCAAGTATTGGACAG gATGTTAAGCTTGATTCCAACGTGAAATTCAACAAGGGATCTGTTCTGTTTGATGGTAAAACTGCATTCCAGTATTCCAAAGATTCAAGGAAGACACTCATCCTTTCCTCACAACTGGAAGATCTTTCATCCGGTACTGACACCAACTACAGCTTTAACCTAGGAATCAAACAtccgtatactactgttgacgTTGAGGTAACTTCACTCCTAGAATCATCAGTTTACAAAAAGATGGCTTCTGTCGATGTTAAATACCAAACAGCAAACAAAATGGCAAAGAACTTTGGAATAATGGGAGAAATCGATAGCTTAAAGAAGAGCATCAAGATGGAT CTGACCACGCCTATTAAATCAATCAATATCCAAGGAAATGTGCAAACTACAGCTCCATACAAAGTGTCAATTAAGAACCTGTATGATAATGCCAAACCAGTCAGTGCAGATATTGTCTTTGACCCATCAGATGCCAGTATTGATGTCAACATGAACTATGATATTG ACAATCCACAAAACATTCTTCATGTGAATGCTAAAATGTCAGACGAAAGTGGAATCACAGCCGAAGTTTTCAGAGATGTGGACAGTAAGAGAGTTTCCGATACACTCATCAACCTGAAACTGAAGACTTCCAAGATACTCCATACACGTGTACATTGGAACCCAGATCTTTTAAAAACCGTCAAG TCTGTTGGTTTGAACAAGATTCATAAATATGGTAATGGCATCAACAAAGCACTTCAAACATCATGGATTGCTGTAGAACAGGAGGTCCAATCAAAACACAGATTGATCATATCTGCTATCAAAGAAGACATTAAACCATACATCAATTTTATGTCAGCTAGAGTTACCGAACTTCAAAAAATGAGACGCAATAATGATTACTACTTAAATGATATCGTAGGACATTTCCAAACAACACAAACTGTTATCAG ACATCAGATGAAATCACTTCAGAATGAAATCAACAGTCTAATAAAAGATATGGACTGGACACTATATAATTTGTATCTTGCTGAAATTACTGAATTAGTAAAG TTGATGGAAGACATGTCATTACAGTACTACTCTGAAGTGTTAGATTTTACACAGTCACAGACAACACAGCTGTCAAACACCATTGAAGGTGTATATACCAAATATGGAAAACAAGTCTCAG ATTCAGTTgcatctatttcaagcaataaaattTTGGAATCAGTTCATTCAAGATTACCAACAATTCCAATGAAACAAATGGCTGACAGATACAACACAGTTATCTACAATGCAAGAGAATCAATCAATACTGGGCTAATAAAAACACTTCCAACCCCAGTATATCATATG GCTTCATCAGCATATAAATACTGGGAGATTGAAGAAAACATCAGATCTGTTTTTATCAAATTcgtcaattttattaaaaaagacATTGGAGACGAATTCAGTAATATCAAAGACTTAATTACTGATGTTAAGAAAACAAAAGTCACGGTATATGACCCAAAGAAAGGTCACTTTGAAATGGACATTTATCTTCCACTAGAAATGAAATCTTTAACAGAAGTAAAAAGGATAGCCAATCCAATTGAGAATCTCAGATCTTACATTCCACAATCTAATCCACTCCCATCCTTGGGCGATATTTGGTCTCATGCAGTTATTCCATCGTTTGGTG CTCATGCTTACATCAAGGGAGATCATTTCACCACCTTTGATGGACAAGAATTCGATTTCAATGGAAGATGCAGCTATGTCCTCGCACGTGACTTTGGCAAGAACAAGTTCAGTATCATTCTTAATTACATGGGACGACAGAGCAAAAAATTGGTTGTCATGACCTCCACACAAAATGTTCAAGTTGCTCCAAATGGAAAG GTCCGTGTTGATGGAGTAGAGAGCAAGCTTCCATATGCCTCAAACGAGATTAAAATTTCACAAGTAGGAGACAACATTTACGTCGATGGAAATGGTTTTGGTGTTGTCAACAATATCAAATCCGCGTCCTATGACATTGAACTCAGCCATTGGTTCCATGGAAGAACAGGTGGTCTGCTTGGTGTCCATGACAACGAGAGATTTGACGACATGATGATGTCTAACAAACAAATCACATCTGATGCCAACGCTCTGGCCAATTCATGGAAAGTCCAAGAAAAATGCCGTTAA